The genomic segment AGGCCTGCCCAGCGCTCAGGGAAAGAAGGCCCCGGCCTCCGTCACGGAGACCGGGGCCTTCTCGCGTACCCCGAGCCCGTTCCTCCTCGCCCCGCAGGCGACACTGGGGCCATGTTCGTCGACCGTCTTCCGCCCCCGCACGTCTACGGCCGTCTCCGCGTCGAGCGGCACGACCTGTCCCCCGCCCGCTGGCTGGAGCAACGCCCGCCGGGTGCGGACGGGTTCGGGACGGTCGCCGGGGTGTGTGCCCCGGGGTTCGAGGCGTACGCGCGGATCCTGCACCCCGCACGGCTCGGCACCGCACCGGTGCGGTGGGACCGGGCCGCCGCCGCGTACGGCGCGACGGTCGGTGCGGCGACGCGCTGGCACGAACTGATCGGCGCCGAGGACCGTCTCCTCTACCGCAACGACGACACCCCGGCCGTCCCCGGCGTCTGGGACGAGCACCCGCACGAAGGGCCGACGCCCGGCGATGTGGCCCGCGCCCTGATCCCCGTCCTGGCCCGGCACACCGGGACACCCGGCCGGTGTTGGTACGGACTGTGGGCCGGCTACGGGCACATCGAATGGGACGGCGTGCCCGCCTTCGACACACCGGGCCGCGAGGAGATCCTGCTCTCCGGCCCCCTCGACGACGCCGACTCGCCCGCGCCGGGCTCCGTCGACGGGGTGCCCGAACTCCCCGACCTGTGGTGGCCCGATGACCGCGCCTGGTGCGTGGGCGGCGACGTCGGCCTCGTCAGCACGTACGTCGGAGGTTCCGCGCGGTGCGTCGCCGACATCCTCGCGACCCCGGGTCTTGAGGCGTACGAGGTCGACGAGACGTCCCCGGTGGACTGACCCCCGCGCAGAGCCGGTCAGCGCAGGAGGCCCGCCCGGCCCGACCGTGCCGTGGAGACGAGTTCGGCGACCGTGGCGATCTTGACGCGTGGTCGTCCCGCGCTCGCGCCGCGGGTGACCTCGGCCCGTTCGATGGCGGCGAGTCCGCGCGCGTCGACGACGTGACGGTTGCGGCGGCGCGCAAGACGGTGGAAGGCCTTCGTGGCGTGCCGCGGGGTGGGCAGCACGCCCGCGACCGCGTCGGCGAGGAGGGTGGTGACCGTTTCGGCGGCGCAGGTGCGGTTGGCGCCGATGCCGCCGCTGGGGCCGCGCTTGATCCAGCCCACGACATAGGTGCCGGGCCGTCCCTCGACCCGGCCGCCCTCGTGGGGCACGGTGCCGCCGGTCTCGTCGAAGGGCAGGCCTGCGACGGGTGTGCCGCGGTAGCCGATGGCGCGCAGGAGCAGGCCCGCCGGTATCGACCGCTCCCCCGCCGCCGTCGTCACGCGCACCGCGTCGACCCGTTCCGTGCCGAGGACTTCGACGGGTTCGCAGTGGAAGCGCAGCACGATCCTGCGGCCGGGCTCGGGCTGCCGTGCCCAGTCCGGCCGTGCGCGGGTGACGCCCCGCAGGACCGCCGCCTTGTCCTTCGCGTCCGCCGTGTCGATGGCGTCCGCGACGCGCGGGTCGTGGTCGTCGACGACCAGGTCCACGCCCGGCAGGTGCTTGAGGGCGAGGAGTTCGGACGTGGTGTACGCGGCGTGCGCGGGGCCGCGCCGGGCGAGCAGGACGACTTCGCGGACCTTGCTGTCGCGCAGGGCGCGCAGCGCATGGTCGGCGATGTCGGTGCGGGCGAGGGTGTCGGGGTCCGCGAGCAGGATCCGGGCGACGTCCAGGGCCACGTTTCCGTTGCCGACGACGACCGCGCGCTCCGCCGAGAGATCGATGCCGTCCGGCTTCGCGTCCGGGTGGGCGTTGTACCAGGCGACGAACGAGGTCGCGGAGATGCTGCCGGGCAGTTCCTCGCCGGGGATCGACAGACGGCGGTCGGCCGAGGCGCCCACGGCGTAGACGACCGCGTCGTGGTGGGCCGCGATCTCCTCGGGGGTGACGTCGGTGCCGACGTCGAGGCCGAGGTGCATCCGTACCCGCGGGTGGGCGTGGAAGCGGGCGAAGGTCTCGCCGACCTTCTTGGTCGCGGGGTGGTCGGGCGCGACGCCGTAGCGCACGAGTCCGCCGGCGACCGGGAGCCGGTCGATCAGGGTGACCTCGGCGCTGGTGTGGAGCAGCAGGTCCTGCACGGCGTACATCCCGGCGGGGCCCGTGCCGACGACTGCGATCTTCAGCGGTGCGAAGTCCGCGGGCAGCACGCGGGGGAAGGACGGCTCGCCCCAGGCGTGGAAGTTGGGCCCGTCCCGGTCCGGCTCGGGCGTCTCCTCCACCGTCGCGTCGTCGTAGTAGGCCGCGTTGATGGCGGCGTACTCCTTCTGCGCGAGCGGCAGGGTGTCCACCGGGAAGATCGCGTCGACGGGGCAGGCGTCGGCGCAGGCGCCGCAGGAGATGCACGTCTTCGGGTCGATGTGCAGCATCTCCGTGCTGCCGAACGCCCGCTCCTCCGGCGTGGGGTGGATGCAGTTGACCGGGCAGACGGCGACGCAGGTGGCGTCGTTGCAGCAGGTCTGGGTGATGGCGTAGGTCATGTTCGTCGGCTCGCTCGGCTCAGGTGGGTCGGCTCAGATGAGGTGGGCGCGCTTGTAGAAGACCAGGGCCGGTTTGGTGAGCAGGCCGCACGAGGCGAGGAACTCCATGAGGCCCGAACAGCTCGACCGCATCATGGACTTGTGGTGCTCGTTGGCCTTCGCCTCGGCGACGGCGCGTTCCTCGTCGAGTCCGGCGTTCGCGTACACCTTGCGGTTCACCATGCTGGTGACGATGACGTACGACGCGATGGCGATGATGAGCGAGTTGATCTCGCGGCGCACCCGGCCCGCGCCCGCGAGCTGCTTGCGCGTCTGGTCGCGGGCGAACTTCATGTGCCGCGACTCCTCGACGACATGGATGTTGTTGATGGTGCGGACGAACGGCACGACGCGCTCGTCCCGCATCCAGTCGCGCTGCATCACGTCGAGGACTTCCTCGGCGACGAGGATCGCGGCGTACGCGGCCTCCCCGAAGGCGACGGACTTGAAGACCCTGCCGAGTTCGGTCGCCCAGCGGCGCGGCCGGTAGGCGGGGGCGCCCAGCTTCTCGGCGCCGCGGGCGAACATGATGGAGTGGCGGCACTCCTCGGCGATCTCGGTGAGCGCCCACTGCACCTCGGTGCTGGTCGGGTCCTTGGCGTAGACGTCGCGCAGCACCATCTGCTGCAGGATCATCTCGAACCAGATGCCCGTGCTGGCCACTGAAGCGGCTTCCTGCCGGGTCAGCTCCTTGCGCTGCTCCTCGGTCATCTCCTGCCAGTAGGCGGTGCCGTAGAGCGTGCTCCACTCCGGGCTGGCGCCGTGGCAGTCGCGGTCGAGGGGCGTGTCCCAGTCGACTTCGACGGCCGGGTCGTACGCCAGCACGGCGGCCGAGTCCAACAGCCGCCGGGCGACATCGCCCTCCGGGGAACTGCCCTGTGTGCTCGGCCGAACAGTGCTGCTTGCCATGCTGCGGCTCCTTGGCTCGGTGACGCGTCGGCTCCGACGGCGTCAAGGCAGCGGGCACGGCGCCTCGTCACACGGCAGGCCGCGACCCCGTTGTTAGACAGAACGTATAACAAGGGGGTCGGGTACGCCTACCCTCGAGTAAGTAAGAGATTGGACAGAGCCGGTGGAGCCGTAAAGCCGCGCAGGTCAGCCGGTCGTGGCCGGCCAGCGGATCCGCGTGCTGCACGCCGAGACGACCAGCGCCGAGGCTGCGACGGCGGCCAGACCCCACACCAGGCTGCTGGCGTGGGCGATGAAACCGATCAGCGGCGGCCCGGCGAGCAGACCCGTCGTCCCCATGGCCGCCACCAGGGTCAGCGAGTCCGAGCCCTGTCCGGCCGCGGCCACGTAGACGCAGGGGGTGACGGCCGCGATGCCGAGGCCGACACAGGCGAAGCCGAGCAGCGCGGGCACAAGGCCCCCGCTCAGCAGGGCGAGCGCCAGACCCGCCCCGGCCAGCACGCTCCCGGACAGGACGACGCGGCCGTCGCCCCAGCGGCTGCGCCAGCCGTCGGCGAAGAGCCGGGCGACGACCATCATTCCGGAGACGACGGCGATGCCCAGGGGCGCCAGCTCGGCGGACGCCTCGGCGACGTCCTCCAGATAGAGCGCCGACCAGTCGTTCATGGCGCCCTCGGTGACGGTGCCGAAGGCCATGGCGACGCACATCCACAGCGTCACCCGGGACGGCACCGTCCACTTGGACTTCTTCTTCCCGGGCGCCGCGTCCTGCGCCGCACCCGACTCCTCCGCCGCACCGTCGGCCGGCTGCTGCTCGGCGAGCAGCCCCGTACGGGCGCAGAGCACCAGCAGGAGCAGGAAGAGCGCGGCCGCCCCGAAGTGCGCGGCGACCGCCGAGGTCACCGCGTTCATGCCGGACGCCAGCAGCGCGGCGAGCAGCGAACCGCCGCTGAACGTCGCGTGCAGGCGCGCCATGGCATTGCGCTCGTACCGCTTCTCCAGCTCGGCACCCTGCGCGTTCATGGCCACGTTGAGACAGCCCACGAGGACGCCGTCGACGCACATGACCAGCAGCGCCACGGGATAGTTGGGCGCCCCGGCCAGGGCGAGGAGGAGCAGCGCCAGACAGAGCGCCGACAGGAGCGCGAGTCGCTGCGAGCCGAGGCGCCGCATGAGGACGGCGACGAGCGGGAACGACACGGCCGCGCCGATGCCCGCGGCCATCAGGAGCACGCCGACCTCGGCCGCGGACAGGCCGAGGTCCTCCTTGATGGCCGGGATGCGCGACGCCCAGGTCGCGTACTGGAAGCCGAGCGAGCAGAACAGTGCCGCGATCGCCAGCTGGCTCCGATGGAAAGGATCACGCACGCGGAGCACCCGCATCAGCCCACTTCTCTGGTTCTCGCGCCGGTACGGTCACCGGTCGTGTGGTTCTCGTTGTCGTCGGGCCCGTCGTTCTCGACATGTAGACAGCCGTCGGGCCGTAGCCGGCCGGTGGCGGGCCCGCGTGTGCGGTGAAGCCGCGGCCCGACCAGAACGTCTCGCTGCCGCCGACGGCGACCAGGGAGATCTGCTCGTACCCGTGCGCGCGGGCCGTGGCCATGAGGTGGCGCAGGAGGTGCCGGGCCAGGCCGCGGTGCCGCAGGTGTTCCGCGACGACGATGTCGTGCAGGTGCAGGTTGCGCGAGGCGGGTGTCGGCCCGCGCTCGGGCCCGTTCAGCTCCGGGTACGCGGACTCCGGATACGGCAGGGCGAGCAGATAGCCCCCCAGGTGCTGTCCGAAGTCCAGTGCGAAGCACGTCCCGGGCGACGCGTCCACCCGGGACTCCAGCGCCTCCCGCCCCTCGGAGAGGCCGAGGGGCGCGTAGGCGCGGGACTCCAGTTCCACGATGCCGGGCCAGTCGGCGTCGGCGATGCGGCGTATGCGTACGACGTCGCTCATGCCGCCTCGCCGTCGATCCAGGTGTACGGGAGCGGGCTGAAGCCGTTGAAGCCCTGTGTCATGTAGCTGGTGGCGTAGGCGCCGCAGGACATCACCCAGACCGGGTCGCCGGAGGCGAGCCCCTTGGGCACCGGCACGAGGCCGTCCTCGTGCGAGTAGGCGTCGTCGCTGTCGCAGGTGGGCCCGGCGACCACGGCCGGGACGGACTCGGCACCGCGGTGCGAGGGGAAGACCAGCCGGTACTGCAACTGGTCCATTTCGTAGAGGCCGTTGAACTTGCCGCAGCTCAGGTACAGCCAGTACTGGCGCTCGCCGTCCGGCCTGCGGCGCGCCGAGAGCCGGGAGACATGGGCGCGGATGGCGCCGTGGTCGGCGATGAGGTAGCGGCCCGGCTCGATGACGAAGCCCAGGTCGTGTCCGGGCAGCGCGCTCAGGCGTGCCATGCCCTCGCGGATGACGGTGAAGATCTTGTCCATCGGCGGTTCGAGGGTTCTGCCGTGCTTGTCGCGGTAGCCGAGCGCGGGCAGGCCCCCGCCGAGGTTGACGTGGTCGAGGGCGATGCCGCGGCCCGCGAGCGCGGTCAGCACGTCGGCGATCCGGTCGAACGCGCCGTTCCAGGCGTCGGCGGTCATCTGCTGCGACCCGACGTGCACGGAGAGGCCCGCGGGCGTGAGCCCCAGGTCGCGTGCCGTCTCCAGGATCGCGAGGGAGTCCTCGGGCGAGCAGCCGTACTTGTTGCTGAGCCCCCAGAGCGCGCCCTCGCCGGTGGTGGCGAGGCGGCAGAAGACCCGGCTGCCCGGGGCGTGTTCCGCGACCGCCCGCACGTCCTCCAGGCTGTCGGTCGCGAAGTCCCTGATGCCGAGCCGGAACGCGTCGGCGATGTTCCGGTCGGACTTCACGGTGTTGCCGTAGTGCACGCGCCCGATGGGCACGCCCGCCCGCAGCGCCTGCTCCACCTCGATGGGGCTCGCCGCGTCGACGCCGGAGCCGCGCCGGGCGAGGAGGGCGAGGATCTCGTCGACGGGGCAGGCCTTCATGGCGAAGCGGACGGCGACGCCGGGGAGTTCGCGCAGCAGCGTGTCGTACCCCTCCTCGATGCCGGGGAGGTCGTAGACGATCTGGTCCTCGGCGGCGGCCGCGAGGGCGTCCAGAAGCGAGGCGCTGTCGGGCCGGTACGTCGTCGTGGTGCTCACGCGGGGGTTCCCGTCGTCGTGAGGGAGCCGATGTCCTGGGCGGCACGCATCAGCGGCTGCCATGCCTCGGTCAGCAGGGCGAAGTCCTCGATGTCGCCGCGTGCCTCGTCGAGGAGGCGTTCGCGGTGCGCGGCCAGGTGGTCGGCGACGTCCGTGTAGCGGCCGCCGAGCGTGCGGTGGGCGGCGTCGAGGCGGTCGAGGCGCCGGACGTTCTCCGCCTGGTCGAGTGCGGCGCTCCGCCGGGCGAACTCGGCGATGACGGAGGGACGCACGTGGCCCTGCCCGTCGAGCAGGTCCTCGCCGGCCTCGGCCATGCGGTCGTAGATGTGGTTGAAGTAGAGCATCGACAGGAGGAACTTCGCGTAGCGGGTCTGGTACGCGAGGAAGCCGGCGTCGGTCCTGCGTTCCCCGGTGTAGTAGTTGACGATGTTCCTGTTGTGCAGGACGCCGGGCAGGGCGGCGTCGTGGACCAGGTGGATGAGGAAGTAGTCGCTGCCGATGGTGTCGGTGGCGGGCGGCAGCGGCACGCGCTCGTGCACGTCGTGGAAGCTGATGTTGCACATGTCGACGCGCATCGGGTCGACGAGGCCGAGGAGTGCGTGGTCGCGCTCGAACGGGTCGGTGCCCGCGCCCCGGAAGGACTCGTCGACCAGCGCCCGCTTCTCGGCGTCGGACCAGTGCTCGGGCGCCCAGAGGCTCACCACGTCGTGGTACACGTCGGGGTCGATGTGCTGGATCTCGCCGATGTCCACGGAGAGTTCCCCGACGAAGGAGCTGCCCACCATCGCCACGCGCCGGTCGGCGAGGCACGGGTCGAGAGCGCTCTCCGAAACGCCGTGCGCGGCCTCCCGCGCGGGCTTGCCGAGCGACATGAGCTCGTGGTGCACCGGGAAGACGGGCTCGCCGTCGACGCTCTGGTAGCGGCTGTCGGAGTCCCTGCGGTGGACGGACTCGCAGCCGAGGGCGCGGGCGACGAGGAAGGCTCGGTTGGTGCAGGCGCCGTAGGAGAGGCGGTCCGGCAGCATCAGGCCGAGCATCAGCTCGGGCTTGGCGACCTCGGCGCGGTCGATCACGTCACGCAGGAAGTCGCGCTGCGCCGCCTCGTCGAGGTGGTGCACGACGACGTGCGGCACGTCGGGCAGTGCGGCGACGGCCCGGGTGTGGTCGGCGAACGTGGCGGTGTCGGAGGAGTCCAGGATCAGCAGGTACGCCTCGACACCGAAGTGCGCGGCCGCGTACGCGGCTTCCTCGCCGATCGCGGCGATGGTCTCGGGGCAGGACCGGTTGGTGGGGAGGGTCAGGCAGATGCGTCGCATGCGGCTTCCCCGTTCCAGGACTTGAGGCCGAGGAGCTTGGCGCCCAGGTCGTTGAGGGCGGCGGTGCCGTAGCGCAGGGACTCGTGCTTGTGTGCGTCGCCGAGCAGCGTGGCGTTCCACTCCGGGGTGCTCAGGTTGGACCAGGAGTCGATGCGCGAGCGGCGGAGCTCCTCGTGGGTCTCCAGGGCGGGCATCATCGAGAGGTACTGGACCGCGCGGACGCCGTCCTTCGAGGTGTTGGGGGCCACGCCGTGGGCCAGCAGACCGTTCCAGATCAGCAGGTCGCCGGCTTCCAGCTCGGGCCGGACGACGGGCATCTCGTCGCGGTCGATCGCGGGGCGGATGGGGTCACGGCCGTCCGGCTGGAGCGCCTTCCAGCGGTCGAACTGACGGAACAGCTCGGGGCAGCACTGGAAGCCGCCGTGGTCCTCGCGGGTGTCGTCGAGGGCGATGATGCCCTGCACGCGCTGGGGCAGCACGCCGAGGGTGGTGTCGACGTCCCAGTGGAGGTTGATGTCGAAGCCTCGCTCGGTGGGCGCGATCAGGGAGCGCGAGCGGTTCTTGACGTTGGGCGGGTTGAGGTTGAGGCGGTCCAGGGTGACCCAGAGCTCCTCGCAGTCCCATACGTCGACGAAGGCGTCGTAGACCCGCTGCGTCTGGCGGCTGTCCCAGATGAGCTGGTGGTGGTAGGCCTCGACGAAGCCGTAGACGTGCAGCTCACGGTCGAGGTCGGAGCGCCACTCGCGCTCCTCGTACCAGGTCTCGGGGCGGCCGCGGTCCAGGCCCTGGAACTCCCAGGCGAAGTCGAGGAGGTCCTTGGCGGCCTCGCGGGGGATCGCCTGCTTCACGACTATGTAGCCGTACGTCTGCCAGTGGGCGAAGTCCTCCTCGGAGAGGACGCGCAGGGGCCGGGTCTTCTCGAGGTCGCGCAGCTGGGTCTGGGCCAGGTACGTGTCGGCGTCCGAGCTGAAGTACGGGACGGCGGAGGGGGCTCGATGGAGGTAGCGGTCACTCGCTGCCATGTGGTGCTCCAAGGATCGGTTCTCATCTCCGGCGGCAGATCTCCACGCCGGATCACCAAAATGGACTAGACCAACTCTCCGTGTCAACAATTGAATTGGGCGCCTTGGGAGGCAAAAAGGCGACATTTACCCCCAGTTCACTCGCCCGTCATATGTGGATTCGGCAAAGATCCTGCAGCTCAACTCGCGCCTACCGGCGGGTAGTTGGTCCGGACCACAACAGAAGAGGCGCCACCGCACGCGGTGACGCCTCGTGAGACCCGGGGCAGGAGCAACCCGCCCCGGGGACCTGCTTCTACACGCTGTTACGCACTGTCACGCACCCTTACTCGTCGATCGCCGCACCGAACGCCGCGTCCGCGGCCGGCGCCCCGAGCGAACCGGCCCCGTACGTCCAGGACCCGGCGGCCGTGACCCCGCCGGAGTTCGCCGACAGGACCCACACCACGCCGTCCCCGGTGTTCTCGCCGGGCGCCGCCGCGAGGAGCCCGAAGCGCCCGTCGCGGTTCGGGTCCGTGAGCCGCACCTGCGCGCCCCACTTGTCGCCCTTCTCGGCCTCGCCGGGGATGTCCGCGGAGTTCTGGTCGAACGACTTCGCGCCGCTCGCCGTCATCCCGTTCTCCGAGCCGCGCAGGACCCAGACGGCGCCCGCGTCGGCGACGGTCCCGATGTCCTCGCCCGGCGCGCCGATCGCCACGTCGGCGTACCCGTCGCCGTTGGTGTCCGCGACCGACAGGTCGGCTCCCCAGCCGTCACCGGGCTCGGCGACGCCCGGCACGCCCTCGGCGTCCTGCGTCCACCACTTGGCCTCGTTCACGAGGCCGTCCTCGGTTCCGTAGCGCACGCCGACCAGGCCGCCGGTCATCGTCTCGCCGCCGTCGTCCGGGGACGCGGGCTCGCCTGTCACGAGGTCGTCGTAGCCGTCGTTGTTGATGTCGCCGGAGGCCGCGACCGGGCCGCCGCGCAGGTCGTTCTTGTACGTCAGGCCGTCGGCGCCGCCCGCGAACTGCACGGACCAGCCGTGCCCGGGCTCGTCCCCGTCGGTGGTTCCGGAGGCGACGAGGTCCGCGTAGCCGTTCTTGTCGTAGTCGCCGGTGGTCAGCGACTTGGACACGATCGCGCTCGCGGCGGCCGACCTGCCGAGCCGCTCGGAGGCCTGGCGGCGGAGCGGCGCCTCGCCCCTGGCCTGCGGCGCGGGCTCGTACACGTACAGGTCCACGTTGTCCCGGTCGAGGACGGCGAGGAGGTCGCCCGGCGTGTCCGCGGTGAAGTGCGCCGCGGCGAGCCCGAGACCGAACTGCTGGCCCGCGGCGGCGTCCTGGCTCTGCAGCCAGTCGCTGGCAGAGCCGGTGAGTCCCGACTTCGAGCCCCAGAGGACGGCGACGCCACCGGCGTCCGCCCCTGCGTCGAGGTCCTCACCGGGGATGCCGATGACCGCGTCGTCGTAGCCGTCGCCGTCGAGGTCGCCGGTGGCGACGGCCTTGCCGAAGTTGTCACCCGCCTCGGCGGCGCCGGAGACGCCGGACGTCGACTGACTGAATCTGGCGACGTTGCTGGTGTTGATGCCCCCGGTGGAGCCGTACTGGACCGTGACGAGCCCCGCGCCCTTGGCGCCGCTCACCGTGGCGCCCGGGGCGCCCACCAGGACGTCCTCGTATCCGTCGCCGTTGAAGTCACTGTTGCGGTCGTCGGCCCGGGTGCCCCCAGGGGTGCCGGCGAAGGCGGAGGGGGCGGCGGCGATACCGGCCCCGGTCAGCAGAAGGAACGATGCCGCGGCGAGGGCGGCCGAACGGTTCTTGCGCACGAGCGGCTCCTGTGAAGGAAGGTGGCCGGGCAGGCGCGGGGGGTGTCCGGAAAGGGCCCGTTCCTTGTCCGGCGCCCTGTTCGACACGGGATGGGGCGCCAGGGTTGTACGGGGTTCACGATCTGCTTCCGGAGCGTGTGTTCGCAGTTCCCGGAAGCGTCACTTCCCCTCTGCGGTCACTTCCACCCGTAGGCGTACGCCGCCACCCAGGTGATCTCCAGTTGTGCGCTGCTGCCGGGTGCGGCCCCCGGCCCTTCCAGGGCGCTCTCGTTCTGCAGGACCCAGGAGAGCGGGCGGTCCGGGACGCCGCGCGTGTCGTGCCCGGTCTCGCGTCCGTCGACGAAGAACCGGACATGGCCGGGCGTCCACTCGGTGGAGACGGTGTGCCACGCGGTCCAGTCGTCGGCGCCCGGGTACGCGCCCTGCTCCCCTCCGCCGCAGGGGTGGTGGAAGGCGGTGAGGGAGCCGGTCCACTCGCCTTCCGGGTGGTCCATCTCGCAGCCGCCGCCGTAGTGCAGCCAGGCCGACTTGTAGCCGGGAGCCGACTTGGTCACCTTGATGCGTGCGCTGTACTTGCCGTACTTCATCTGCATGACCGCGCGTGGTACCACCGCCGACGCGTGGACGGGCCCTCCGTCGGCGGGCCGCCACATACGGATGCGCATCCGGCCGTCGCCGTCCGCCGCAGGCCCCACGCTCACCGTGTCCTCCGGGTGGTAGACGCCCACGACGTCCCGGCCCCGGCCGCCCGCCGTGTCGGGCCAGCCGGTCGGGTACGCCCACCAGTTGTCCCGGTACGGCCCTTCGAGCCCCGCGCAGTACGCGGCGGAGGTGTCGACATGGTGGTCGCAGTCGCTGAACGCGCCAAGCGGCACCCGGTCGCCGTTGAAGTCCTCGGCGAGCACCTGCCAGAACGGCCCGCAGTCGCCGACCGGCAGCGCACTCCCCGCCGTGCGGCAGGCGTCCGCCGGAACCGGCGCTCCCCCCGCGCTCGGAACGCAGAGCAGGACCCCCAGCAACGCCGCGCCGAGCGCCCCGAACACGACCGGCCGCCGACGCCGCCGTCCGGCCGCAGCATGTGATCCCATCGCGCCGCCTCCGCTCCACGGACGCCCCCGCGAGAGGGGCCACGCCTCGTCGAGGGGGGACATCCTCGTGGAGACACGGAGATGCCGCCACACGGACGGCGCAACGCTCGTCCTTTGCAGTGCTCTTCTTATGAAGCGCGGATAGGTTGAACGGTCCCGGACGTCGATCGTGCGAGCCTCCCCACGTCTCATTTGACCCTCGTGGGAGCTGATGTGCGCGTGACCTTTCCTTCCCTCGTCCGGACCGGGACGAGGTACCTCTGTCTCCTCGGCGTCGTGGCGGGGACGAGCCTGTCGGCCGTGCCCGTCGCCGAGGCCGCCGCGAAACCCTTGCCCGGCGGCCTCGGCCCGTGCGTGCCGGGCAACTGCCCCGACGGCGACTATCCGCCGATCAACAACGGGGGGATCAAGTACCGCGACAACGGCATCAACATCTACGTGGGCGGGGACTTCCTCGTCCGCGAGAAGGCCGCGGAAGCCGAGGGGCGGGTCGTCGTCCTCGGCGACTTCGACCAGGACAAGGCGGCCGGCGTCAGCGGTGTCTACAACGTCGGCGAGGCCGGCGTCGGCTCCCGGGTGGCGCCGCCCGTCGGCGCCGACTGGCTCACCGCGGGCGGCGACGTCACCGTCGCCGGCGGGGAGCGGCTCCTCGCCGAGGACGGTGTGGTGCGGTACGCGAAGGACGCGAGCGGCACGATCGTCGGCACCAAGCGCAAGGACCCCGACGCCGCCAAGCCCTACATCCCCCTGCGCGACGAACTGACCGCCGCCAGCCAGTGCTACGCGCACCCCGAGGGCGGCACCCGCACGCCCACCGGAACCGCCACCCACGCGGGCGGCGAGACCCTGTTCCGCGGCGACAACACCTCGATGCTCCAGGTCTTCAACGTCGACTTCGACCTGATGGGAGGCAGCGGCGGCCAGGAGGGCATCCGCTTCGAGGGCATCCCGGACGGCGCCACGATCCTGGTCAACATCCTCGGCACCAAGCGCACCATCAACACGTACAGCGGCACCATCGACGACAGCAGTCAGCTCAACAAGCTGCGCAGCCGTCTACTGTGGAACTTCCCCGACGCCACCTCGGTGGAGGTCAAGGGCACCGGACAGTTCCAGGGCAGCGTCCTGGTCGGCGACCAGGCCTCGATGACGACGGTCAGCGTGCCGGGCATGAACGGCCGCTTCTTCACCACGGGCTCGCTCACCCACACCAGCTCGGCGACGGGTGGCGGCGGCCAGGAGTTCCACAACTATCCCTTCCTCGGTGACCTGC from the Streptomyces venezuelae genome contains:
- a CDS encoding FAD-dependent oxidoreductase; translated protein: MTYAITQTCCNDATCVAVCPVNCIHPTPEERAFGSTEMLHIDPKTCISCGACADACPVDAIFPVDTLPLAQKEYAAINAAYYDDATVEETPEPDRDGPNFHAWGEPSFPRVLPADFAPLKIAVVGTGPAGMYAVQDLLLHTSAEVTLIDRLPVAGGLVRYGVAPDHPATKKVGETFARFHAHPRVRMHLGLDVGTDVTPEEIAAHHDAVVYAVGASADRRLSIPGEELPGSISATSFVAWYNAHPDAKPDGIDLSAERAVVVGNGNVALDVARILLADPDTLARTDIADHALRALRDSKVREVVLLARRGPAHAAYTTSELLALKHLPGVDLVVDDHDPRVADAIDTADAKDKAAVLRGVTRARPDWARQPEPGRRIVLRFHCEPVEVLGTERVDAVRVTTAAGERSIPAGLLLRAIGYRGTPVAGLPFDETGGTVPHEGGRVEGRPGTYVVGWIKRGPSGGIGANRTCAAETVTTLLADAVAGVLPTPRHATKAFHRLARRRNRHVVDARGLAAIERAEVTRGASAGRPRVKIATVAELVSTARSGRAGLLR
- a CDS encoding AurF N-oxygenase family protein; amino-acid sequence: MASSTVRPSTQGSSPEGDVARRLLDSAAVLAYDPAVEVDWDTPLDRDCHGASPEWSTLYGTAYWQEMTEEQRKELTRQEAASVASTGIWFEMILQQMVLRDVYAKDPTSTEVQWALTEIAEECRHSIMFARGAEKLGAPAYRPRRWATELGRVFKSVAFGEAAYAAILVAEEVLDVMQRDWMRDERVVPFVRTINNIHVVEESRHMKFARDQTRKQLAGAGRVRREINSLIIAIASYVIVTSMVNRKVYANAGLDEERAVAEAKANEHHKSMMRSSCSGLMEFLASCGLLTKPALVFYKRAHLI
- a CDS encoding MFS transporter; translated protein: MRVLRVRDPFHRSQLAIAALFCSLGFQYATWASRIPAIKEDLGLSAAEVGVLLMAAGIGAAVSFPLVAVLMRRLGSQRLALLSALCLALLLLALAGAPNYPVALLVMCVDGVLVGCLNVAMNAQGAELEKRYERNAMARLHATFSGGSLLAALLASGMNAVTSAVAAHFGAAALFLLLLVLCARTGLLAEQQPADGAAEESGAAQDAAPGKKKSKWTVPSRVTLWMCVAMAFGTVTEGAMNDWSALYLEDVAEASAELAPLGIAVVSGMMVVARLFADGWRSRWGDGRVVLSGSVLAGAGLALALLSGGLVPALLGFACVGLGIAAVTPCVYVAAAGQGSDSLTLVAAMGTTGLLAGPPLIGFIAHASSLVWGLAAVAASALVVSACSTRIRWPATTG
- a CDS encoding GNAT family N-acetyltransferase, which produces MSDVVRIRRIADADWPGIVELESRAYAPLGLSEGREALESRVDASPGTCFALDFGQHLGGYLLALPYPESAYPELNGPERGPTPASRNLHLHDIVVAEHLRHRGLARHLLRHLMATARAHGYEQISLVAVGGSETFWSGRGFTAHAGPPPAGYGPTAVYMSRTTGPTTTRTTRPVTVPAREPEKWADAGAPRA
- a CDS encoding type III PLP-dependent enzyme; its protein translation is MSTTTTYRPDSASLLDALAAAAEDQIVYDLPGIEEGYDTLLRELPGVAVRFAMKACPVDEILALLARRGSGVDAASPIEVEQALRAGVPIGRVHYGNTVKSDRNIADAFRLGIRDFATDSLEDVRAVAEHAPGSRVFCRLATTGEGALWGLSNKYGCSPEDSLAILETARDLGLTPAGLSVHVGSQQMTADAWNGAFDRIADVLTALAGRGIALDHVNLGGGLPALGYRDKHGRTLEPPMDKIFTVIREGMARLSALPGHDLGFVIEPGRYLIADHGAIRAHVSRLSARRRPDGERQYWLYLSCGKFNGLYEMDQLQYRLVFPSHRGAESVPAVVAGPTCDSDDAYSHEDGLVPVPKGLASGDPVWVMSCGAYATSYMTQGFNGFSPLPYTWIDGEAA
- a CDS encoding DUF6271 family protein → MRRICLTLPTNRSCPETIAAIGEEAAYAAAHFGVEAYLLILDSSDTATFADHTRAVAALPDVPHVVVHHLDEAAQRDFLRDVIDRAEVAKPELMLGLMLPDRLSYGACTNRAFLVARALGCESVHRRDSDSRYQSVDGEPVFPVHHELMSLGKPAREAAHGVSESALDPCLADRRVAMVGSSFVGELSVDIGEIQHIDPDVYHDVVSLWAPEHWSDAEKRALVDESFRGAGTDPFERDHALLGLVDPMRVDMCNISFHDVHERVPLPPATDTIGSDYFLIHLVHDAALPGVLHNRNIVNYYTGERRTDAGFLAYQTRYAKFLLSMLYFNHIYDRMAEAGEDLLDGQGHVRPSVIAEFARRSAALDQAENVRRLDRLDAAHRTLGGRYTDVADHLAAHRERLLDEARGDIEDFALLTEAWQPLMRAAQDIGSLTTTGTPA
- a CDS encoding phytanoyl-CoA dioxygenase family protein, with protein sequence MAASDRYLHRAPSAVPYFSSDADTYLAQTQLRDLEKTRPLRVLSEEDFAHWQTYGYIVVKQAIPREAAKDLLDFAWEFQGLDRGRPETWYEEREWRSDLDRELHVYGFVEAYHHQLIWDSRQTQRVYDAFVDVWDCEELWVTLDRLNLNPPNVKNRSRSLIAPTERGFDINLHWDVDTTLGVLPQRVQGIIALDDTREDHGGFQCCPELFRQFDRWKALQPDGRDPIRPAIDRDEMPVVRPELEAGDLLIWNGLLAHGVAPNTSKDGVRAVQYLSMMPALETHEELRRSRIDSWSNLSTPEWNATLLGDAHKHESLRYGTAALNDLGAKLLGLKSWNGEAACDASA